A region of Anguilla anguilla isolate fAngAng1 chromosome 18, fAngAng1.pri, whole genome shotgun sequence DNA encodes the following proteins:
- the chrm3a gene encoding muscarinic acetylcholine receptor M3 isoform X2, with product MDRIYNSTERSLYLTSSWPGVSVYRETVTMRGDQWPEHVGGADNESFLYASANLTSRNESVGRPVEYDPLGGHTVWQAVLIGVFSCLLSLVTIVGNILVLVAFKVNKQLKTVNNYFLLSLAFADLIIGVISMNLYTAYIIMDQWAMGAWACDLWLAIDYVASNASVMNLLVISFDRYFSITRPLTYRAKRTTKRAGVMIGLAWAVSFVLWAPAILFWQYFVGERKVPPHKCYVQFLTEPTITFCTAIAAFYLPVTIMSVLYWRIYRETQNRARELAGLQASGSEGGEGGSSRSCGSCDQGEQQGFGSSVRRAGAAVGRFPFWLAERARRPGVAGGEEADRNSCDSWNNNDAAACMDQSASSDEDEIPETRAIFSIVINLPGIKPPGMGVAIGPRLAASDELDASEEDPLRGGEDGGRGRGGDGVQNDGYHQRFPSKAQAAPAVRAPDTAGEVCSPTGKSAPMSFKDAALARRFAARTRTQITKRKRMSLVKEKKAAQTLSAILFAFIITWTPYNIMVLVNAFCDNCIPQTLWALGYWLCYVNSTVNPMCYALCNKTFRSTFKLILLCRWNSRKRRKQLFLQRHSVTFRRRIPGDST from the coding sequence ATGGACAGGATCTACAACAGCACAGAGCGCAGCTTATATCTGACCAGCAGCTGGCCGGGAGTCAGCGTCTACCGGGAAACCGTCACCATGCGCGGAGACCAGTGGCCCGAGCACGTGGGCGGGGCCGACAACGAGTCCTTCCTGTACGCCAGCGCTAACCTGACGAGCAGGAACGAGAGCGTGGGCCGGCCGGTGGAGTACGACCCCCTGGGGGGGCACACCGTCTGGCAGGCGGTCCTGATAGGGGTCTTCTCCTGCCTCCTCTCGCTGGTGACCATCGTAGGGAACATCCTGGTCCTGGTGGCGTTCAAGGTGAACAAGCAGCTGAAGACTGTGAATAACTACTTTCTGCTCAGCCTGGCCTTTGCGGATCTGATAATCGGGGTCATTTCTATGAACCTCTACACGGCCTACATCATAATGGACCAGTGGGCCATGGGAGCCTGGGCCTGCGACCTGTGGCTGGCCATCGACTACGTGGCCAGCAACGCGTCCGTCATGAACCTGCTGGTGATCAGCTTCGACCGCTACTTCTCCATCACGCGGCCGCTCACGTACCGCGCCAAGAGGACCACCAAGCGGGCCGGGGTCATGATCGGGCTGGCCTGGGCGGTGTCCTTCGTGCTGTGGGCGCCCGCCATCCTGTTCTGGCAGTACTTTGTGGGGGAGCGGAAGGTTCCGCCGCACAAGTGCTACGTCCAGTTCCTGACCGAGCCCACCATCACCTTCTGCACGGCCATCGCCGCCTTCTACCTGCCCGTCACCATCATGAGCGTGCTGTACTGGCGCATCTACAGGGAGACGCAGAACCGCGCGCGGGAGCTGGCGGGGCTGCAGGCCTCGGgcagcgaggggggggaggggggcagctcGCGCAGCTGCGGCAGCTGCGACCAGGGCGAGCAGCAGGGCTTCGGGAGCTCGGTCAGGCGGGCCGGCGCTGCCGTCGGCCGCTTCCCCTTCTGGCTGGCGGAGAGGGCCCGGCGGCCCGGCGTAGCCGGCGGCGAGGAGGCGGACCGCAACAGCTGCGACAGCTGGAACAACAACGACGCCGCCGCCTGCATGGACCAGTCGGCCTCCTCCGACGAGGACGAGATCCCCGAGACCCGCGCCATCTTCTCCATCGTCATCAACCTGCCCGGCATCAAGCCGCCAGGCATGGGCGTGGCCATCGGCCCCCGCCTGGCGGCCTCGGACGAGCTGGACGCGTCCGAGGAGGACCCCCTCAGGGGCGGGGAGgacgggggcaggggcaggggcggggacGGGGTGCAGAACGACGGCTACCACCAGCGCTTCCCCTCCAAGGCCCAGGCCGCGCCCGCCGTCCGGGCCCCCGACACGGCGGGAGAGGTCTGCTCCCCGACCGGCAAGTCAGCGCCCATGTCCTTCAAGGACGCGGCGCTGGCCCGGCGTTTCGCCGCCCGCACCCGGACGCAGATCACCAAGCGCAAGCGCATGTCGCTGGTCAAGGAGAAGAAGGCGGCGCAGACTCTGAGCGCCATCCTCTTCGCCTTCATCATCACCTGGACGCCCTACAATATCATGGTGCTGGTCAACGCGTTCTGTGACAACTGCATCCCGCAGACGCTGTGGGCCCTGGGCTACTGGCTCTGCTACGTCAACAGCACGGTCAACCCCATGTGCTACGCCCTGTGCAACAAGACCTTCCGCAGCACCTTTAAGCTGATCCTGCTCTGCCGCTGGAACAGCAGGAAGAGGCGAAAGCAGCTGTTCCTCCAGCGGCACTCCGTGACTTTCCGGAGGAGGATACCCGGAGACTCCACGTAG
- the chrm3a gene encoding muscarinic acetylcholine receptor M3 isoform X1 produces the protein MIFLQYRGLSKCVWHLGICQQTTMDRIYNSTERSLYLTSSWPGVSVYRETVTMRGDQWPEHVGGADNESFLYASANLTSRNESVGRPVEYDPLGGHTVWQAVLIGVFSCLLSLVTIVGNILVLVAFKVNKQLKTVNNYFLLSLAFADLIIGVISMNLYTAYIIMDQWAMGAWACDLWLAIDYVASNASVMNLLVISFDRYFSITRPLTYRAKRTTKRAGVMIGLAWAVSFVLWAPAILFWQYFVGERKVPPHKCYVQFLTEPTITFCTAIAAFYLPVTIMSVLYWRIYRETQNRARELAGLQASGSEGGEGGSSRSCGSCDQGEQQGFGSSVRRAGAAVGRFPFWLAERARRPGVAGGEEADRNSCDSWNNNDAAACMDQSASSDEDEIPETRAIFSIVINLPGIKPPGMGVAIGPRLAASDELDASEEDPLRGGEDGGRGRGGDGVQNDGYHQRFPSKAQAAPAVRAPDTAGEVCSPTGKSAPMSFKDAALARRFAARTRTQITKRKRMSLVKEKKAAQTLSAILFAFIITWTPYNIMVLVNAFCDNCIPQTLWALGYWLCYVNSTVNPMCYALCNKTFRSTFKLILLCRWNSRKRRKQLFLQRHSVTFRRRIPGDST, from the coding sequence AATATGCCAGCAGACCACAATGGACAGGATCTACAACAGCACAGAGCGCAGCTTATATCTGACCAGCAGCTGGCCGGGAGTCAGCGTCTACCGGGAAACCGTCACCATGCGCGGAGACCAGTGGCCCGAGCACGTGGGCGGGGCCGACAACGAGTCCTTCCTGTACGCCAGCGCTAACCTGACGAGCAGGAACGAGAGCGTGGGCCGGCCGGTGGAGTACGACCCCCTGGGGGGGCACACCGTCTGGCAGGCGGTCCTGATAGGGGTCTTCTCCTGCCTCCTCTCGCTGGTGACCATCGTAGGGAACATCCTGGTCCTGGTGGCGTTCAAGGTGAACAAGCAGCTGAAGACTGTGAATAACTACTTTCTGCTCAGCCTGGCCTTTGCGGATCTGATAATCGGGGTCATTTCTATGAACCTCTACACGGCCTACATCATAATGGACCAGTGGGCCATGGGAGCCTGGGCCTGCGACCTGTGGCTGGCCATCGACTACGTGGCCAGCAACGCGTCCGTCATGAACCTGCTGGTGATCAGCTTCGACCGCTACTTCTCCATCACGCGGCCGCTCACGTACCGCGCCAAGAGGACCACCAAGCGGGCCGGGGTCATGATCGGGCTGGCCTGGGCGGTGTCCTTCGTGCTGTGGGCGCCCGCCATCCTGTTCTGGCAGTACTTTGTGGGGGAGCGGAAGGTTCCGCCGCACAAGTGCTACGTCCAGTTCCTGACCGAGCCCACCATCACCTTCTGCACGGCCATCGCCGCCTTCTACCTGCCCGTCACCATCATGAGCGTGCTGTACTGGCGCATCTACAGGGAGACGCAGAACCGCGCGCGGGAGCTGGCGGGGCTGCAGGCCTCGGgcagcgaggggggggaggggggcagctcGCGCAGCTGCGGCAGCTGCGACCAGGGCGAGCAGCAGGGCTTCGGGAGCTCGGTCAGGCGGGCCGGCGCTGCCGTCGGCCGCTTCCCCTTCTGGCTGGCGGAGAGGGCCCGGCGGCCCGGCGTAGCCGGCGGCGAGGAGGCGGACCGCAACAGCTGCGACAGCTGGAACAACAACGACGCCGCCGCCTGCATGGACCAGTCGGCCTCCTCCGACGAGGACGAGATCCCCGAGACCCGCGCCATCTTCTCCATCGTCATCAACCTGCCCGGCATCAAGCCGCCAGGCATGGGCGTGGCCATCGGCCCCCGCCTGGCGGCCTCGGACGAGCTGGACGCGTCCGAGGAGGACCCCCTCAGGGGCGGGGAGgacgggggcaggggcaggggcggggacGGGGTGCAGAACGACGGCTACCACCAGCGCTTCCCCTCCAAGGCCCAGGCCGCGCCCGCCGTCCGGGCCCCCGACACGGCGGGAGAGGTCTGCTCCCCGACCGGCAAGTCAGCGCCCATGTCCTTCAAGGACGCGGCGCTGGCCCGGCGTTTCGCCGCCCGCACCCGGACGCAGATCACCAAGCGCAAGCGCATGTCGCTGGTCAAGGAGAAGAAGGCGGCGCAGACTCTGAGCGCCATCCTCTTCGCCTTCATCATCACCTGGACGCCCTACAATATCATGGTGCTGGTCAACGCGTTCTGTGACAACTGCATCCCGCAGACGCTGTGGGCCCTGGGCTACTGGCTCTGCTACGTCAACAGCACGGTCAACCCCATGTGCTACGCCCTGTGCAACAAGACCTTCCGCAGCACCTTTAAGCTGATCCTGCTCTGCCGCTGGAACAGCAGGAAGAGGCGAAAGCAGCTGTTCCTCCAGCGGCACTCCGTGACTTTCCGGAGGAGGATACCCGGAGACTCCACGTAG